A single genomic interval of candidate division KSB1 bacterium harbors:
- a CDS encoding FHA domain-containing protein — MKAKLFCKTGQLAGSEFQVGSRVTIGSKPENDIVLYPNVISGNHAQISFDEDRKSYYLEDLNSRNGTKLDGMRVTRKEKLGKLHVITFAKVFEFIFQVLDVSPRPKDGDAEVAQVKPEAQIHQTKFDPEPVQLPQILEEGKPQETRQELEVDTAKTRFDDEIITPPDIAKEQDAGEEKSAVAEADKTKMGDEFLPLPRISESENIDSDVVRNSKANETTFDADFIQIPELKAEKTREESPVHETPQLILEFTNLEDESKTFKLKEGEYVIGRSAQCEIHIDDPSISRKHARVTVSSNKVKIKDLESKNHTFLDDKEMEAEFEVEPDAIIKFGKVEAKLLSK, encoded by the coding sequence ATGAAAGCTAAATTATTTTGCAAAACCGGTCAATTGGCTGGATCTGAATTCCAGGTAGGAAGCAGGGTTACTATTGGTTCTAAACCGGAGAATGATATTGTACTTTATCCGAACGTGATATCAGGAAACCATGCACAAATCTCTTTTGATGAGGACAGGAAATCCTATTACCTGGAGGACTTGAACAGCCGTAACGGCACAAAACTCGATGGAATGAGGGTAACACGCAAAGAAAAGCTAGGCAAGCTGCATGTCATTACGTTTGCAAAAGTGTTTGAATTCATATTTCAAGTTTTGGACGTTTCACCGAGACCTAAAGATGGCGATGCCGAAGTAGCCCAGGTAAAACCTGAGGCACAGATCCATCAGACCAAGTTTGATCCGGAACCAGTGCAATTACCGCAGATATTGGAAGAAGGTAAACCTCAGGAAACCAGGCAAGAGCTGGAAGTTGATACCGCTAAAACCAGGTTCGATGACGAGATTATAACTCCACCCGATATTGCCAAAGAGCAGGATGCTGGGGAAGAAAAGTCGGCGGTCGCAGAGGCAGACAAAACTAAAATGGGTGATGAATTCTTGCCGCTGCCGCGAATCTCCGAATCTGAAAATATTGATTCTGATGTTGTTCGAAATTCCAAAGCAAATGAGACGACTTTTGACGCTGATTTCATACAAATCCCAGAACTTAAAGCGGAAAAAACCCGGGAGGAATCGCCAGTTCATGAGACGCCACAACTCATCTTGGAATTTACAAATCTTGAGGATGAGTCCAAGACTTTTAAATTGAAAGAAGGTGAGTATGTAATTGGGCGGTCTGCTCAATGCGAGATACATATCGATGATCCGTCAATCTCCCGGAAACATGCGAGAGTCACAGTTTCTTCTAACAAAGTAAAGATTAAAGACCTGGAAAGCAAGAACCACACATTCCTCGATGATAAAGAGATGGAGGCAGAATTTGAGGTTGAGCCTGATGCTATCATCAAATTTGGTAAGGTGGAAGCAAAGCTTTTATCGAAATAA
- a CDS encoding FAD-dependent oxidoreductase, producing MPKNKEILEDGTFILNEPVKLPEVLDVLIVGGGPGGTAAAFRAKELGLSALVIDIDDLMKRIRDYAKDKLLLPGFGGADKMRFPKGDKLIPLLHFSPIDKDEMFGKWKNYYRENNIPAKVGVELTGLEPGKDGIWQTKNWNHNTKSEEIILAKHIVLSVGSGMPRRFDIPGNTEGIAYRLSDPDNYVSAPVCVIGGGTSAAEAVIAISNAKAEANVKTEVFWSHRGDKMPLVSKALADVFFDAFVGNGNICNLPHSEPNAIVTSEDRKEYLSVRIDRKVIPGRPNESAHLEFPKENCITCIGQEIPERFLNSIGIYMATGTDNKKRMIVTPLLETQQPNVYLIGDILSKAHFETDDFDSDPASFRKIKHLGNIKSAVTDGVKVVEVIAQKLAGKDEIHVELEFVEEEKKVEEAKEAISKPVAVVDSEGPPKESVEPARIEEEHPAYLIRVLQDDVDEDHYPLLKNQVATIGRKECDINFPDDTMLSDKHASVSHGPDGYFLRDDGSANGVFLRAPEGRYIKAEPGNLLRVGRQFLLIRKENGGYGFVHYDQTGKEIGRYTLPEKTIVVGRQSPGITLQKNDMTLSRSHLAMSVKEEGLFIKDLRSMNGSYLKVKNAVKLEDGDQFRVGRQTLRLSLEEEKVRPDVHFSIISKASIVTEKPTEQPEAGLAERPAEPKISSEPTPKRDMAVTFKNEGKSFPIAPGQSICEIAEKNDVDIEADCHAGGCGRDPIRIISGKENLNEMDDEERDTLEDICDLDPNQYRLACVSRPKGAVEVEILKQK from the coding sequence ATGCCTAAAAACAAAGAAATCCTGGAAGACGGCACATTTATACTGAATGAGCCTGTCAAGCTGCCGGAAGTCCTGGATGTCCTCATCGTGGGTGGCGGGCCGGGCGGAACGGCCGCCGCCTTTCGCGCCAAAGAATTAGGGCTTTCCGCGCTGGTGATCGATATTGACGATTTGATGAAGCGGATCCGCGATTATGCCAAGGATAAGCTTCTGCTCCCAGGCTTCGGCGGTGCTGACAAAATGAGATTTCCCAAGGGAGATAAACTAATTCCTTTACTACACTTCTCTCCCATCGATAAGGATGAAATGTTTGGGAAGTGGAAGAATTACTATCGAGAAAATAATATTCCGGCAAAAGTTGGTGTCGAGCTAACCGGCCTGGAGCCCGGAAAAGATGGAATTTGGCAAACGAAGAACTGGAACCATAATACCAAGTCAGAGGAAATTATACTCGCGAAGCACATCGTACTCTCAGTTGGTTCCGGAATGCCGCGGCGGTTTGACATACCAGGCAACACCGAGGGGATCGCCTATCGACTCTCGGATCCTGATAATTATGTGAGCGCTCCTGTTTGTGTAATAGGCGGAGGCACATCGGCCGCCGAAGCAGTGATTGCCATATCCAATGCGAAAGCCGAGGCAAATGTTAAAACTGAAGTGTTTTGGTCCCATCGAGGCGACAAAATGCCCCTGGTTTCCAAAGCCCTGGCAGACGTTTTTTTTGATGCATTTGTGGGAAATGGCAACATCTGCAACCTTCCGCACAGCGAACCCAATGCGATTGTTACGTCGGAGGATCGCAAGGAATATCTCTCCGTTCGAATTGACCGCAAGGTTATTCCCGGACGTCCCAATGAGAGCGCCCACCTGGAATTTCCAAAAGAGAACTGTATTACCTGCATCGGCCAGGAAATCCCAGAGCGGTTCCTTAATTCAATAGGAATTTATATGGCAACGGGAACAGATAACAAGAAGCGTATGATTGTAACCCCTTTGCTGGAAACCCAGCAGCCAAACGTCTATTTGATCGGGGACATTTTGAGCAAGGCTCATTTTGAAACCGATGATTTCGACTCCGACCCTGCATCCTTTCGAAAAATCAAGCATTTGGGCAACATCAAATCCGCGGTGACTGACGGGGTTAAGGTGGTTGAAGTGATTGCGCAGAAACTGGCAGGAAAAGACGAAATTCATGTTGAGTTGGAATTCGTTGAGGAAGAGAAAAAGGTAGAAGAGGCTAAGGAGGCTATCTCGAAACCCGTGGCTGTCGTGGATAGCGAAGGCCCACCGAAGGAAAGCGTCGAACCTGCCCGTATAGAGGAAGAACATCCGGCATACCTTATCCGGGTTCTTCAAGACGATGTCGATGAGGATCACTATCCCTTGCTCAAGAATCAAGTCGCTACCATCGGCAGGAAAGAATGTGATATTAACTTTCCCGACGACACGATGTTATCGGACAAGCATGCATCTGTTTCGCACGGACCCGATGGTTATTTTCTCCGCGATGATGGCAGTGCAAACGGAGTTTTCCTGCGAGCGCCGGAAGGCAGATACATTAAAGCGGAACCGGGGAATCTTTTGCGTGTCGGCAGACAGTTCTTGCTCATTCGAAAAGAGAATGGCGGTTATGGCTTTGTTCATTATGATCAAACAGGGAAAGAGATAGGTCGTTATACCTTACCGGAAAAAACTATTGTCGTCGGAAGGCAGTCACCGGGTATCACGCTGCAAAAAAATGACATGACCCTTTCACGCAGCCATCTCGCCATGTCCGTGAAAGAAGAAGGATTATTCATAAAAGACCTAAGGAGTATGAACGGCAGCTATCTGAAGGTCAAAAATGCTGTAAAGTTGGAGGATGGCGATCAATTTCGAGTGGGCCGGCAGACTCTTAGGTTGAGCCTGGAAGAAGAAAAGGTCCGTCCTGATGTTCATTTCAGCATAATATCCAAAGCTTCAATAGTAACCGAGAAACCCACGGAACAACCAGAAGCTGGATTGGCGGAGAGACCGGCTGAACCGAAAATCTCTTCCGAACCAACTCCAAAGAGAGACATGGCTGTGACTTTTAAGAATGAGGGCAAGAGTTTTCCGATAGCACCGGGCCAATCCATATGTGAGATCGCCGAGAAAAATGATGTTGACATCGAAGCGGATTGTCATGCAGGAGGTTGTGGTAGAGATCCGATCCGAATCATTTCAGGAAAAGAAAATCTGAATGAGATGGATGACGAGGAAAGAGATACTCTGGAAGACATTTGTGACCTTGATCCGAATCAATACCGCCTTGCCTGTGTGTCAAGACCGAAAGGGGCCGTGGAGGTGGAGATTCTAAAGCAGAAATAA
- a CDS encoding protein phosphatase 2C domain-containing protein codes for MLRIGKKLSITVGYNSDIGLVRSENQDSYGKFPPDNDDLSVPNGQLFIIADGMGGHSGGQEASRLAVDAVQRAYFSNSTNDAAKGIRKAFEAANHQIYSYSINKPEYQGMGTTCTVLACLPNTFFQNYYPTTFKTMSTI; via the coding sequence ATGTTAAGGATAGGCAAAAAATTATCTATAACAGTCGGGTATAATTCCGATATTGGGTTGGTCCGAAGCGAGAACCAGGATAGTTATGGTAAATTCCCTCCAGATAACGACGATCTCTCAGTACCAAACGGGCAGCTATTCATCATTGCGGACGGCATGGGAGGGCACAGCGGTGGGCAAGAAGCTAGTAGATTGGCAGTCGACGCTGTTCAACGCGCCTATTTTTCAAATTCGACCAACGATGCTGCGAAAGGTATTAGAAAAGCATTCGAGGCGGCAAACCACCAGATTTACAGCTATTCTATAAATAAACCTGAATACCAGGGAATGGGAACTACTTGTACAGTGCTTGCTTGTCTTCCAAATACTTTTTTTCAGAATTATTATCCAACCACATTTAAAACTATGTCCACAATCTGA
- a CDS encoding cytochrome C, translating into MTIYISYRQSSALHFFQNFSLACIMILLLFPDLLSAQSSNENDALLEAKFPSAATCRTCHPDHYRDWAVSPHAYAQMSPIFNAMQATVLKITNGTNGDFCIRCHNPVGMNQNEPEFMTNIDRHPTSREGVTCIVCHRLKNAYGKVSGRLAIVEGDIFDTVFGPTGNEELSRVISSGEYNVNTERGKPGRAIHTNIIKLDQMSTSGFCATCHDVNLVNGFRLEEAFSDYKTSPASKKGVSCQDCHMGKEPGKPLGYEIAPAAIVGGKLTKPRKRTNHMFAGPDYSVIHPGIFPHNSQAADLATIREWLTFDYEAGWGTDEFEDSIPEGFEFPPRWTSVDDRYDARDIIAENLKSLKESEKQRKQVLRAGYELGEILIEKADNSGIVFKVQVSNVTDGHSVPTGFDAERVVFLQVTVTDSQGKVVFKSGDQDPNGDLRDAHSLYVHNGELPQDKYLFNLQSKFLVRLLRGGEREQVLALNYSSSPLPFLRPSTRSTILLGRPVGARKHRTVLPPLTSKWPRYEVKSSELAGSIAPYNANIKLIAGMVPINLVHEIKDVGFDYNMSAREVADKVLAGHLVLWERNINLKPGRISSDIQSTQNNNNSKEGK; encoded by the coding sequence ATGACTATATACATATCTTACCGGCAAAGTAGTGCTCTTCATTTTTTTCAGAATTTCAGTTTAGCTTGCATAATGATTTTGCTTTTATTCCCCGATCTACTTTCCGCACAATCTTCTAACGAAAATGACGCGCTTTTGGAAGCAAAATTTCCTTCTGCCGCAACCTGCAGGACATGCCATCCTGATCATTATCGGGATTGGGCTGTCTCACCGCATGCTTATGCCCAGATGAGCCCCATCTTTAACGCTATGCAAGCCACGGTCTTAAAAATTACGAATGGTACCAACGGCGATTTCTGTATTCGTTGCCATAACCCGGTTGGCATGAATCAAAATGAACCCGAATTTATGACCAATATAGATCGCCACCCAACCTCGCGGGAAGGAGTAACCTGTATTGTTTGCCATCGCTTAAAGAATGCCTACGGCAAGGTTAGTGGCAGGTTGGCTATTGTTGAAGGCGATATTTTTGATACGGTATTTGGCCCAACAGGAAATGAAGAACTCAGTCGCGTGATTTCAAGTGGCGAATACAATGTCAATACTGAGCGAGGCAAACCAGGACGAGCAATTCACACCAACATTATAAAATTAGATCAAATGTCGACTTCAGGATTTTGTGCTACTTGCCACGACGTTAATCTTGTGAACGGATTTCGATTAGAGGAAGCATTTAGCGATTACAAAACTTCACCCGCAAGCAAGAAAGGTGTGTCCTGCCAAGACTGCCACATGGGAAAGGAGCCGGGTAAACCTTTAGGGTACGAAATAGCTCCTGCAGCTATTGTTGGCGGTAAGCTGACCAAACCACGAAAGCGAACCAACCATATGTTCGCAGGTCCGGACTATTCTGTGATACACCCGGGTATTTTTCCGCACAATTCACAAGCTGCCGATTTGGCAACTATCCGCGAATGGTTGACCTTTGATTATGAAGCAGGTTGGGGCACAGATGAATTTGAAGATAGCATCCCGGAAGGATTCGAGTTTCCACCTCGGTGGACTTCTGTTGATGACCGCTATGATGCTCGAGACATAATCGCAGAGAATCTCAAATCATTAAAAGAAAGTGAGAAGCAGCGAAAGCAAGTGCTGCGGGCAGGTTACGAATTAGGCGAGATACTCATTGAGAAAGCGGATAACTCGGGTATCGTTTTTAAAGTTCAAGTGAGCAATGTTACAGACGGCCATAGTGTCCCAACCGGCTTTGATGCCGAACGCGTGGTATTTCTCCAGGTGACTGTTACCGATAGCCAGGGGAAGGTTGTTTTTAAGTCCGGTGATCAAGACCCCAATGGCGATCTCCGGGACGCTCATTCACTCTACGTGCATAATGGTGAACTTCCTCAAGACAAATATTTATTCAACCTACAATCAAAATTTCTTGTCAGATTGCTACGAGGTGGTGAACGCGAACAGGTTTTGGCGTTGAATTATTCTTCCAGTCCTTTGCCATTTTTACGACCTTCAACAAGATCGACTATTTTGCTGGGACGCCCGGTGGGAGCGCGAAAGCACAGAACGGTATTGCCACCGCTTACCAGTAAGTGGCCCAGGTATGAAGTGAAGTCTTCTGAACTGGCTGGAAGCATTGCTCCTTATAACGCCAATATTAAATTGATTGCAGGGATGGTTCCTATTAACCTTGTCCATGAGATTAAAGACGTTGGATTTGACTATAATATGTCAGCTCGTGAAGTGGCCGATAAAGTTCTTGCCGGCCATCTGGTCTTATGGGAGCGCAATATAAATTTGAAGCCTGGCAGGATATCCTCTGATATTCAATCAACACAGAATAATAATAATTCTAAAGAGGGGAAATAA
- a CDS encoding cyclic nucleotide-binding domain-containing protein — MVTTPTQIKRLEQYRDRWSSYGASTGILELSEKLSPNELKKYAPFKDYDDKFLERISTDISVAKWKKDAIIFEEGSYLDLAFFVVKGSVEVYLSKVQTDTQLGSPRFDSHRTQVFSEAQTQARDREKVSLSDTVFHTQIKKQGKQQADLVFLSVMDFNIPIGDKVTLGPGEIFGEIGALSGWPQSVTARTVSDCEIVQVRVPALRLMRRKSTAFKDRIDKAYRDRSLFAQLKLTPLFRNCEDSFISALKEKVELLSCEPDQIIVHESDSSDALYIVRSGFVKLSQAIGDNQIVVSYLSKGMTLGEVELLIQDLDGCYLTASSVEFSELIKINYDDMKQVMQQFPGIERQLWQAAIARIKETGSNKKNIGQSEFIEFALEKGLVQGNSILVIDTNICTRCDDCMKGCADTHGGLPRFVREGEKYDNLLITRACYHCRDPVCLVGCPTGAIHRTNVGDVVAIDEKLCIGCQSCANNCPYDAITMFDTGEVWPGDMVPQGLRGTKRLLATKCDLCYDTGHGPACVSNCPHGCAFRVGSIEEFQQLLSTNESAR; from the coding sequence ATGGTAACTACACCCACTCAAATTAAACGTTTAGAGCAATACCGAGACCGCTGGAGTTCCTATGGCGCCAGTACCGGAATACTAGAATTATCAGAAAAATTGTCACCAAATGAATTAAAAAAGTATGCCCCGTTTAAGGACTATGATGACAAGTTTCTAGAAAGGATCAGTACGGATATCTCTGTTGCGAAATGGAAGAAGGACGCCATCATTTTTGAGGAAGGTTCCTATCTCGATCTGGCATTTTTTGTAGTCAAGGGCAGCGTTGAGGTCTATCTTTCCAAAGTGCAGACCGATACACAATTGGGCAGCCCCAGATTCGATTCGCACCGAACCCAAGTATTCAGCGAAGCGCAAACCCAGGCGAGAGATCGCGAAAAAGTATCGCTTTCGGATACCGTTTTTCACACCCAAATCAAAAAGCAGGGTAAACAGCAAGCCGACCTGGTGTTTTTGTCCGTAATGGACTTCAATATACCGATAGGGGATAAGGTGACACTGGGGCCCGGAGAAATCTTTGGCGAGATCGGAGCCTTGAGTGGATGGCCGCAGTCGGTGACGGCTCGAACCGTATCGGACTGTGAAATCGTTCAAGTGCGGGTGCCCGCACTACGCTTGATGAGACGAAAATCCACGGCTTTCAAGGATCGGATTGATAAGGCTTATAGAGATAGGTCTCTGTTTGCGCAGCTTAAGTTGACCCCGTTATTCCGGAATTGCGAAGATAGTTTTATCAGCGCACTTAAGGAGAAAGTAGAGTTGTTGTCCTGTGAGCCGGATCAAATCATTGTTCATGAAAGTGATTCCAGCGATGCACTTTACATTGTGCGTTCCGGATTTGTAAAACTTTCGCAGGCGATTGGTGACAATCAAATTGTGGTATCCTATTTGTCCAAGGGGATGACCCTTGGTGAAGTGGAATTGCTCATCCAGGATTTAGACGGCTGCTACCTTACTGCATCCTCCGTGGAGTTCTCGGAACTGATCAAGATAAACTATGACGATATGAAGCAAGTGATGCAGCAATTCCCCGGAATTGAGAGACAATTGTGGCAAGCAGCCATAGCCAGAATCAAAGAAACCGGTTCCAACAAGAAGAACATAGGCCAGTCGGAGTTCATTGAGTTTGCTCTCGAAAAGGGTTTGGTGCAGGGGAACAGTATTCTGGTGATTGACACAAATATTTGTACGCGTTGCGACGACTGCATGAAGGGATGTGCGGACACGCATGGCGGACTGCCCAGGTTTGTGCGCGAAGGTGAGAAATACGATAACCTCCTCATTACGCGCGCATGTTACCATTGCCGTGATCCCGTTTGTCTGGTTGGATGTCCGACCGGAGCCATTCACCGCACCAACGTGGGAGACGTGGTGGCCATAGATGAGAAATTATGCATCGGCTGCCAATCCTGTGCGAATAATTGCCCTTATGATGCGATCACTATGTTTGATACCGGAGAAGTTTGGCCCGGTGATATGGTACCACAAGGCCTGCGCGGTACAAAACGCCTTCTGGCCACAAAATGTGATTTATGTTATGATACCGGACACGGACCGGCATGTGTAAGCAATTGTCCACACGGCTGCGCCTTCCGTGTGGGCAGCATCGAGGAATTCCAGCAATTGTTATCAACCAATGAGTCCGCAAGATAA